In Mercurialis annua linkage group LG5, ddMerAnnu1.2, whole genome shotgun sequence, a single genomic region encodes these proteins:
- the LOC126680774 gene encoding uncharacterized protein LOC126680774 has product MANNGDDRRSAAAINADDDDFLTLSLTFGSPNSPAITTATPHQEPQLLPNPNLNPSPFLITSFSFPFPSPNANDNNPPAPPPRQRARRNPTQTLRDHARGENIPPPFPWATNRRAVVYNLDSLRRRNINVISGLVQCKRCERQYEMGFNLKEKFFEVGRFIAENRNSMHDRAPGLWMTPVLPTCQFCEQENSVKPVISEKKKNINWLFLFLGQMLGCCTLEQLKYFCKHTKNHRTGAKDRVLYLTYLSLCKQLYPSGPFNIR; this is encoded by the coding sequence ATGGCCAACAATGGCGACGACCGACGATCCGCCGCTGCTATCAACGCCGACGACGATGATTTCCTCACTCTTTCTTTAACTTTCGGGTCACCCAACTCGCCCGCAATCACCACCGCCACTCCTCATCAAGAACCGCAACTCCTCCCAAACCCTAACCTTAACCCTAGCCCATTTTTAATCACTTCATTCTCATTCCCGTTTCCCTCTCCAAACGCTAATGATAATAATCCTCCTGCCCCTCCGCCTCGTCAGCGCGCTCGGCGTAACCCTACGCAAACCTTGCGTGATCACGCCCGGGGCGAAAACATCCCGCCCCCGTTCCCATGGGCAACCAATCGTCGAGCCGTCGTTTATAATCTTGACTCGCTGCGGAGGAGGAATATTAACGTAATCTCGGGGTTGGTTCAGTGCAAGAGGTGTGAGAGGCAGTACGAGATGGGGTTTAATTTGAAGGAGAAGTTTTTTGAAGTGGGGCGTTTTATTGCTGAGAATCGCAACTCAATGCACGATCGAGCACCTGGGTTGTGGATGACGCCGGTTTTGCCGACGTGCCAGTTTTGTGAGCAGGAGAATAGCGTGAAGCCGGTGATTTccgagaagaaaaaaaacattaattggTTGTTTTTGTTTCTGGGGCAGATGCTGGGGTGCTGTACGCTTGAACAGTTGAAGTATTTTTGTAAGCATACGAAGAACCATCGTACTGGGGCAAAGGATCGTGTTCTTTATCTGACGTATCTCAGTCTCTGTAAGCAGCTTTATCCGAGTGGCCCGTTTAATATCAGGTAA